The Gemella haemolysans ATCC 10379 genome segment TAAATCCGTACACCAAGGTGGATAAAATCTCATAGCCATTTTTCCTTTACTGTCTTTTGTCGAGAGAATTTTTTTGTGGATAGCCTCATCATTTGGAATAATAAAAAGTCCTCTCTTATCATTGTCACTAACAACAATAACGAGTTCATTCCCTAGATCTTCATTAGTATATGGAATGTTCTTGTTATTTTGGTCTTTTTTCCAAAAAGCTGTAAAATACCCCTCTTTTTTTGGTGTTTTTTTTTGCCAAACGACATCTTTTATAACCTTGCTCTTCCTTTATTTTGATAAGGATACCTTCATATTTTTCATTCCACTTTTCTTTAATGAATTCAAAATCACCATAAAACTCATTTAGAACCTCAAGTATTTTCATTATGACGTATGTCCCCCTTAACAAAATTTTTTTCACTTGAATTACCACATACCCGAGGTATTATAACCCCCTCGTATGATTTATAATCTTTTTATCTTCTAAAAACTTGATTCATATTTTATTATTCTTATTTTATAAATATTATATCATATTTGTATACTATATATTACTTGGTGTACTCAGGTGACTTTAAACTAAGTTTATATTACTAAGAAAATATTTCAAAAGTCACATTAACAACAAAATATTTATCTAATTGTTTTCATTCCCCTTTTTAAAATTTTTCAAGTTTTCTTCTTGACAAGTGAGCGCTTACTCACTATAATATTGATTGTAAGGTGAGTGTTTACTTACCGAAGATTTAAAATCTTATTTCTAATGGGATATTTCTTAGCAGCTATCATAAAACTGTTCTTTAATAATCATAGTTCCAAAAGCATTAGGTTAACTAATATCTTTCAAATAATCTTAGCTATATATTTTTTTAATCTTAAAGTGAGTGTATACTCACTTTAAAAAGAAAGGTGATTCTTATGAAAACATTAATACAAATTACTTCATTATCAAAAAGCTTCGGCGACCAAACAGTCCTTGATAACATTGATTTCAACATAGAAAAAGGTGAAATTGTCGGTCTTATCGGTCCATCAGGATCGGGAAAATCAACATTAATAAAAACAATGCTCGGTATGGAAAAAGCGGATAAAGGTGAAGCCCTTGTTCTAGATAACAAAATGCCAAAAAGAGAAATTCTTTCTAATATTGGATATATGGCTCAAAGTGATGCTCTTTATGAAATACTTACTGGTTACGAAAATTTAGAATTTTTTGGAAAAATGAAAGGTATTCCTTCAAAACAACTAAAAGAGGAAATAGCTTATGTAGCAAAAATAGTTGATCTTACCGACCACTTAAAAAAATCAGTGTCGGACTATTCTGGTGGGATGAAACGAAGACTTTCTCTCGCCATTGCATTAATCGGTCGCCCTGAGTTACTTATACTCGATGAACCTACAGTCGGTATAGATCCCAGCCTTCGTCGTAACATTTGGAAAGAATTGTTCAAGCAAAGGGATAACGGTGTTGGTATTCTACTAACGACTCACGTAATGGATGAAGCAGAACTTACCGACAAACTTGGGCTGCTCCTTCAGGGAAATATTATAGACTTTGATACACCAAAAAAACTAAAAGAAAAAAATAATGTTACTACTATCGAAGAAATATTCTTAAAAGTGGAGGAAAAATAACATGAGAATTTTAACTATTTCAAAAAGAGTATTTACGGAATTTTTTAGAGATAAAAGAACTTTAGCAATGATGTTTGTTGCACCGATTTTTATAATGTGGTTAATTAGCATAGTCTTTTCAGCTAACACAAATTCTGAAATTACTGTTGCTTCTATGAACACTCCTCAAAGCGTCGTTTCCATAATGAAAGATATCGACAATGTTCATATAGAGGAATATCAATCAAAAGAAACCGCCGAGGAGAAACTAAAAAATAATGAGATTGACACT includes the following:
- a CDS encoding MepB family protein codes for the protein MKDVVWQKKTPKKEGYFTAFWKKDQNNKNIPYTNEDLGNELVIVVSDNDKRGLFIIPNDEAIHKKILSTKDSKGKMAMRFYPPWCTDLNKTALEAQKWQLKFFRKIE
- a CDS encoding MepB family protein, with protein sequence MKILEVLNEFYGDFEFIKEKWNEKYEGILIKIKEEQGYKRCRLAKKNTKKRGVFYSFLEKRPK
- a CDS encoding ABC transporter ATP-binding protein — protein: MKTLIQITSLSKSFGDQTVLDNIDFNIEKGEIVGLIGPSGSGKSTLIKTMLGMEKADKGEALVLDNKMPKREILSNIGYMAQSDALYEILTGYENLEFFGKMKGIPSKQLKEEIAYVAKIVDLTDHLKKSVSDYSGGMKRRLSLAIALIGRPELLILDEPTVGIDPSLRRNIWKELFKQRDNGVGILLTTHVMDEAELTDKLGLLLQGNIIDFDTPKKLKEKNNVTTIEEIFLKVEEK